From the genome of Populus alba chromosome 10, ASM523922v2, whole genome shotgun sequence, one region includes:
- the LOC118059945 gene encoding elongation factor 1-alpha: MGKEKTHINIVVIGHVDSGKSTTTGHLIYKLGGIDKRVIERFEKEAAEMNKRSFKYAWVLDKLKAERERGITIDIALWKFETTRYYCTVIDAPGHRDFIKNMITGTSQADCAVLIIDSTTGGFEAGISKDGQTREHALLAFTLGVKQMICCCNKMDATTPKYSKARYDEIVKEVSSYLKKVGYNPDKIPFVPISGFEGDNMIERSTNLDWYKGPTLLDALDQIQEPKRPSDKPLRLPLQDVYKIGGIGTVPVGRVETGVLKPGMVVTFGPTGLSTEVKSVEMHHEALQEALPGDNVGFNVKNVAVKDLKRGFVASNSKDDPAREAANFTAQVIIMNHPGQIGNGYAPVLDCHTSHIAVKFAEILTKIDRRSGKELEKEPKFLKNGDAGMIKMIPTKPMVVETFSAYPPLGRFAVRDMRQTVAVGVIKNVEKKDPSGAKVTKSAAKKGAK; the protein is encoded by the exons ATGGGTAAAGAGAAGACTCACATCAACATCGTGGTCATTGGCCATGTTGACTCTGGAAAGTCGACCACCACTGGCCACTTGATTTACAAGCTTGGAGGTATTGACAAGCGTGTCATTGAGAGGTTTGAGAAGGAAGCTGCTGAGATGAACAAGAGGTCATTCAAGTATGCCTGGGTGCTCGACAAGCTCAAGGCCGAGCGCGAGCGTGGAATTACCATTGATATTGCCTTGTGGAAGTTTGAGACCACCAGGTACTACTGCACTGTCATCGATGCCCCAGGACATCGTGACTTTATCAAGAACATGATTACTGGAACTTCCCAGGCTGACTGTGCCGTGCTTATCATTGATTCCACCACTGGTGGTTTCGAAGCTGGTATCTCGAAGGATGGCCAGACCCGTGAGCATGCACTACTTGCCTTCACCCTTGGTGTGAAGCAAATGATCTGCTGCTGTAACAAG ATGGACGCCACCACTCCAAAGTACTCCAAGGCAAGGTATGATGAAATTGTCAAGGAAGTGTCATCCTACTTGAAGAAGGTCGGTTACAACCCTGACAAGATTCCCTTCGTCCCTATCTCTGGATTTGAGGGTGACAACATGATTGAGAGGTCGACCAACCTTGACTGGTACAAGGGTCCAACTCTCCTGGATGCCCTCGACCAGATCCAGGAGCCCAAGAGGCCCTCGGACAAGCCCCTCCGTCTCCCACTTCAGGACGTGTACAAGATTGGTGGTATCGGAACTGTCCCAGTGGGTCGTGTTGAAACTGGTGTCCTCAAGCCCGGCATGGTTGTCACTTTCGGTCCAACTGGACTGAGTACTGAAGTCAAGTCTGTTGAGATGCACCACGAGGCTCTCCAAGAGGCTCTTCCCGGTGACAATGTGGGGTTCAACGTCAAGAATGTCGCTGTTAAGGATCTGAAGCGTGGTTTTGTTGCCTCGAACTCCAAGGACGATCCTGCCAGGGAGGCTGCCAACTTCACGGCCCAGGTTATCATCATGAACCATCCTGGGCAGATCGGAAACGGTTACGCCCCTGTCCTTGACTGCCACACCTCTCACATTGCTGTGAAGTTTGCTGAGATCCTCACCAAGATCGACAGGCGGTCTGGTAAAGAACTGGAGAAGGAGCCCAAGTTCCTGAAGAACGGTGATGCTGGTATGATTAAGATGATTCCCACCAAGCCCATGGTGGTGGAGACATTCTCAGCGTATCCTCCACTAGGTCGTTTTGCTGTGAGGGACATGCGCCAGACCGTTGCTGTGGGAGTTATCAAGAACGTGGAGAAGAAGGATCCCTCTGGTGCTAAGGTGACCAAATCTGCTGCCAAGAAGGGTGCCAAGTAA
- the LOC118059947 gene encoding elongation factor 1-alpha yields the protein MGKEKTHINIVVIGHVDSGKSTTTGHLIYKLGGIDKRVIERFEKEAAEMNKRSFKYAWVLDKLKAERERGITIDIALWKFETTRYYCTVIDAPGHRDFIKNMITGTSQADCAVLIIDSTTGGFEAGISKDGQTREHALLAFTLGVKQMICCCNKMDATTPKYSKARYDEIVKEVSSYLKKVGYNPDKIPFVPISGFEGDNMIERSTNLDWYKGPTLLDALDQIQEPKRPSDKPLRLPLQDVYKIGGIGTVPVGRVETGVLKPGMVVTFGPTGLSTEVKSVEMHHEALQEALPGDNVGFNVKNVAVKDLKRGFVASNSKDDPAREAANFTAQVIIMNHPGQIGNGYAPVLDCHTSHIAVKFAEILTKIDRRSGKELEKEPKFLKNGDAGMIKMIPTKPMVVETFSAYPPLGRFAVRDMRQTVAVGVIKNVEKKDPSGAKVTKSAAKKGAK from the exons ATGGGTAAAGAGAAGACTCACATCAACATTGTGGTCATTGGCCATGTTGACTCTGGAAAGTCGACCACCACTGGCCACTTGATTTACAAGCTTGGAGGTATTGACAAGCGTGTCATTGAGAGGTTCGAGAAGGAAGCTGCTGAGATGAACAAGAGGTCATTCAAGTATGCCTGGGTGCTCGACAAGCTCAAGGCTGAGCGCGAGCGTGGAATTACCATTGATATTGCCTTGTGGAAGTTTGAGACCACCAGGTACTACTGCACTGTCATTGATGCCCCAGGACATCGTGACTTTATCAAGAACATGATTACTGGAACTTCCCAGGCTGACTGTGCTGTGCTTATCATTGATTCCACCACTGGTGGTTTTGAAGCTGGTATCTCTAAGGATGGCCAGACCCGTGAGCACGCACTACTTGCCTTCACCCTTGGTGTGAAGCAAATGATCTGCTGCTGTAACAAG ATGGACGCCACCACTCCAAAGTACTCCAAGGCAAGGTATGATGAAATTGTCAAGGAGGTGTCATCCTACTTGAAGAAGGTCGGTTACAACCCTGACAAGATTCCCTTCGTCCCTATCTCTGGATTTGAGGGTGACAACATGATTGAGAGGTCGACCAACCTTGACTGGTACAAGGGTCCAACTCTCCTGGATGCCCTCGACCAGATCCAGGAGCCCAAGAGGCCCTCAGACAAGCCCCTCCGTCTCCCACTTCAGGACGTGTACAAGATTGGTGGTATCGGAACTGTCCCAGTGGGTCGTGTTGAAACTGGTGTCCTCAAGCCCGGCATGGTTGTCACTTTTGGTCCAACTGGACTGAGCACTGAAGTCAAGTCTGTTGAGATGCACCACGAGGCTCTCCAAGAGGCTCTTCCCGGTGACAATGTGGGGTTCAACGTCAAGAATGTCGCTGTTAAGGATCTGAAGCGTGGTTTTGTTGCCTCGAACTCCAAGGACGATCCTGCCAGGGAGGCTGCCAACTTCACCGCCCAAGTTATCATCATGAACCATCCTGGGCAGATCGGAAACGGTTACGCCCCTGTCCTTGACTGCCACACCTCTCACATTGCTGTGAAGTTTGCTGAGATCCTCACCAAGATCGACAGGCGGTCTGGTAAGGAACTGGAGAAGGAGCCCAAGTTCCTGAAGAACGGCGATGCTGGTATGATTAAGATGATTCCCACCAAGCCCATGGTGGTGGAGACTTTCTCAGCGTATCCTCCACTCGGTCGTTTTGCTGTGAGGGACATGCGCCAGACCGTTGCTGTGGGAGTTATCAAGAACGTGGAGAAGAAGGATCCCTCTGGTGCTAAGGTGACCAAATCTGCTGCCAAGAAGGGTGCCAAGTGA
- the LOC118059950 gene encoding uncharacterized protein, with protein MARGAALLHLLRSQSKQLSTIRNFHSGYHPGRFGTWPQDQCSKLNFNHASVTATQKRWASRATTTKDDNKISIGPRRGKEVGEDEKETGVVYYGPISSTIKKVKLLSLSTCCLSVSLGPVVTFMTSQDTNVILKGAVASSVIFFSASTTAALHWFVSPYIHKLRWQPGSDSFEVEMMSWLGTYIPKTIKFADIRLPETNRPFVTFKANENFYFVDSEHCHNKALLNRLTPQKSDHESAFKNL; from the exons ATGGCTAGAGGAGCGGCTCTTCTTCATTTGCTTCGATCTCAAAGCAAACAGCTCTCAACCATCAGAAACTTCCACTCAG gcTATCATCCTGGTCGGTTTGGCACATGGCCACAGGATCAGTGTTCCAAACTCAACTTCAACCATGCCAGTGTCACTGCTACTCAGAAAAGATGGGCATCTCGAGCTACAACAACAAAAGATGACAATAAGATCAGCATTGGACCACGCCGAGGGAAGGAAGTAGGAGAAGATGAAAAAGAAACCGGGGTGGTGTATTATGGTCCAATCTCATCCACCATCAAGAAAGTAAAACTGCTCTCTCTTTCAACATGCTGTCTGTCTGTATCCTTGGGTCCAGTTGTAACTTTTATGACATCTCAAGATACAAATGTCATCCTGAAGGGGGCAGTTGCATCTTCTGTTATATTCTTCAGCGCTTCAACCACTGCTGCTCTGCACTGGTTTGTTAGCCCTTACATTCACAAGCTTAGATGGCAGCCCGGCTCAGATAGTTTTGAAGTGGAGATGATGTCCTGGTTGGGAACCTACATTCCAAAGACTATCAAATTTGCTGATATCCGGCTTCCAGAAACCAACAGGCCCTTTGTGACTTTTAAGGCGAACGAAAATTTCTACTTCGTTGATTCAGAGCACTGTCATAACAAGGCATTGCTGAACAGACTAACCCCACAGAAATCAGATCACGAGTCTGCTTTCAAAAATTTGTGA
- the LOC118059948 gene encoding transcription factor GTE6 gives MEPSVFYFSNLPVRNPDGNDADTEGFKHSVDEIFQKVDKLEQRMNEVEQFYLDISKKQQSGSSKGGGSSIVKDKDKERHVPSIRKQQQDASKREAAAAKRMQELMRQFGTILRQITQHKWAWPFMQPVDVKGLRLHDYYEVIDKPMDFSTIKNQMEAKDGTGYKNVREISADARLVFKNAMKYNDERSDVHVMAKTLLGKFEEKWLQLLPKVTEEEKRREDEEVEAKLDMQLAQEAAHAKMARDLSNELYEADMHLEELRDIVVQKCRKMSTEEKRKLGVALTRLSPEDLTKALEIVARNNPGFQATAEEVDLDIDVQTESTLWRLKILVKDVLEVQGKSAASTGGNNNNNNKNASNNNKRKREICDAIAKTAKKRSKKPSS, from the exons ATGGAACCGtcggttttttattttagcaatcTTCCGGTAAGAAATCCCGACGGAAACGATGCCGACACGGAGGGTTTCAAGCATAGCGTGGATGAAATTTTCCAAAAAGTTGATAAA TTGGAGCAAAGAATGAATGAGGTTGAGCAGTTTTACTTGGATATAAGCAAAAAGCAGCAGAGTGGTTCTTCGAAAGGTGGTGGTAGCTCGATTGTGAAAGACAAAGATAAAGAGAGGCATGTTCCTAGTATTAGGAAACAGCAGCAAGATGCGTCAAAACGAGAGGCTGCTGCTGCTAAGAGAATGCAAGAGCTTATGCGCCAATTCGGTACAATATTGCGTCAA ATCACGCAGCACAAATGGGCTTGGCCTTTTATGCAACCTGTAGATGTTAAAGGTCTTAGGTTGCATGACTATTATGAG GTTATCGACAAGCCCATGGACTTCagtacaataaaaaatcaaatggagGCTAAGGATGGCACAGGATATAAGAATGTCAGAGAGATAAGTGCTGATGCGAGGTTAGTGTTTAAGAATGCAATGAAATATAATGATGAAAGAAGCGATGTTCATGTTATGGCCAAAACATTGCTGGGAAAATTTGAGGAGAAGTGGCTACAACTTCTACCTAAAGTCACTGAAGAG gaaaaaagaagagaagatgagGAAGTGGAGGCTAAATTGGATATGCAGCTTGCTCAGGAGGCTGCTCATGCTAAAATGGCTCGTGATTTGAGTAATGAG CTTTATGAGGCTGATATGCATCTGGAAGAGCTTCGGGATATTGTTGTTCAAAAGTGCAG AAAGATGTCcactgaagagaaaagaaagctcGGGGTGGCCCTTACGAGACTTTCTCCTGAAGATCTAACTAAAGCCTTGGAGATTGTTGCTCGGAATAATCCAGGCTTCCAAGCAACTGCTGAAGAGGTGGATCTCGACATTGATGTGCAG ACTGAATCCACCCTATGGAGGCTAAAGATTTTGGTGAAAGATGTGCTGGAAGTCCAGGGAAAAAGTGCGGCAAGCACAGGTggcaataacaacaacaacaacaagaacgcCAGCAATAACAACAAACGAAAAAGAGAAATTTGCGATGCTATTGCCAAAACTGCCAAGAAAAGGAGTAAAAAGCCCTCTTCTTGA
- the LOC118059944 gene encoding elongation factor 1-alpha — protein sequence MGKEKTHINIVVIGHVDSGKSTTTGHLIYKLGGIDKRVIERFEKEAAEMNKRSFKYAWVLDKLKAERERGITIDIALWKFETTRYYCTVIDAPGHRDFIKNMITGTSQADCAVLIIDSTTGGFEAGISKDGQTREHALLAFTLGVKQMICCCNKMDATTPKYSKARYDEIVKEVSSYLKKVGYNPDKIPFVPISGFEGDNMIERSTNLDWYKGPTLLDALDQIQEPKRPSDKPLRLPLQDVYKIGGIGTVPVGRVETGVLKPGMVVTFGPTGLSTEVKSVEMHHEALQEALPGDNVGFNVKNVAVKDLKRGFVASNSKDDPAREAANFTAQVIIMNHPGQIGNGYAPVLDCHTSHIAVKFAEILTKIDRRSGKELEKEPKFLKNGDAGMIKMIPTKPMVVETFSAYPPLGRFAVRDMRQTVAVGVIKNVEKKDPSGAKVTKSAAKKGAK from the exons ATGGGTAAAGAGAAGACTCACATCAACATCGTTGTCATTGGCCATGTTGACTCTGGAAAATCGACCACCACTGGCCACTTGATTTATAAGCTTGGAGGTATTGACAAGCGTGTCATTGAGAGGTTCGAGAAGGAAGCTGCTGAGATGAACAAGAGGTCATTCAAGTATGCGTGGGTGCTCGACAAGCTCAAGGCTGAGCGCGAGCGTGGAATTACCATTGATATTGCCTTGTGGAAGTTTGAGACCACCAGGTACTACTGCACTGTCATCGATGCCCCTGGACATCGTGACTTTATCAAGAACATGATTACTGGAACTTCCCAGGCTGACTGTGCCGTGCTTATCATTGATTCCACCACTGGTGGTTTCGAAGCTGGTATCTCCAAGGATGGCCAGACCCGTGAGCACGCACTCCTTGCCTTCACCCTTGGTGTGAAGCAAATGATCTGCTGCTGTAACAAG ATGGACGCCACCACTCCAAAGTACTCCAAGGCAAGGTATGATGAAATTGTCAAGGAAGTGTCATCCTACTTGAAGAAGGTCGGTTACAACCCTGACAAGATTCCCTTTGTCCCTATCTCTGGATTTGAGGGCGACAACATGATTGAGAGGTCCACCAACCTTGACTGGTACAAGGGCCCAACACTCCTGGATGCCCTCGACCAGATCCAGGAGCCCAAGAGGCCCTCAGACAAGCCCCTCCGTCTCCCACTTCAGGACGTGTACAAGATTGGTGGTATCGGAACTGTCCCAGTGGGTCGTGTTGAAACTGGTGTCCTCAAGCCCGGCATGGTTGTCACTTTCGGTCCAACTGGACTGAGCACTGAAGTCAAGTCTGTTGAGATGCACCACGAGGCTCTCCAGGAGGCTCTTCCTGGTGACAATGTGGGGTTCAACGTCAAGAATGTTGCTGTTAAGGATCTGAAGCGTGGTTTTGTTGCCTCAAACTCCAAGGACGATCCTGCAAGGGAGGCTGCCAACTTCACTGCCCAGGTTATCATCATGAACCATCCTGGGCAGATCGGAAACGGTTACGCACCTGTCCTTGACTGCCACACCTCTCACATTGCTGTGAAGTTTGCTGAGATCCTCACCAAGATCGACAGGCGGTCTGGTAAGGAACTGGAGAAGGAGCCCAAGTTCCTGAAGAACGGTGATGCTGGTATGATTAAGATGATTCCCACCAAGCCCATGGTGGTGGAGACTTTCTCAGCGTATCCTCCACTCGGTCGTTTTGCTGTGAGGGACATGCGCCAGACCGTTGCTGTGGGAGTTATCAAGAACGTGGAGAAGAAGGATCCCTCTGGTGCTAAGGTGACCAAATCTGCTGCCAAGAAGGGTGCCAAGTGA